Proteins encoded by one window of Streptococcus suis S735:
- a CDS encoding manganese-dependent inorganic pyrophosphatase, producing the protein MSKFLVFGHQNPDTDAIASSYGWAHLEREVFGRDAEAVVLGTPNEETAFALDYFGVTAPRVVESAKAEGVSQVILTDHNEFQQSIADIKEVEVAAVIDHHRVANFETANPLYMRLEPVGSASSIVYRAFKENGVIPPKEVAGLLLSGLISDTLLLKSPTTHVTDPQVAAELAEIAGVNLEEYGLALLKAGTNLASKSAEELIDIDAKTFGLNGNDVRVAQVNTVDIAEVLERQAEIEAAMTAASVANGYSDFVLMITDIVNSNSEILALGSNMDKVEAAFNFKLENNHAFLAGAVSRKKQVVPQLTDAFNA; encoded by the coding sequence ATGTCTAAATTTTTAGTTTTTGGTCACCAAAATCCTGATACAGATGCCATTGCATCATCATACGGCTGGGCTCACTTGGAGCGTGAAGTGTTTGGTCGTGATGCGGAAGCAGTAGTTCTAGGAACGCCAAATGAAGAAACTGCTTTTGCTCTTGACTATTTTGGTGTTACTGCACCGCGCGTGGTTGAGTCTGCAAAAGCAGAAGGTGTTAGCCAAGTCATCTTGACTGACCACAATGAATTCCAACAGTCTATCGCAGACATCAAGGAAGTGGAAGTGGCAGCTGTCATTGACCACCACCGTGTCGCAAACTTTGAAACGGCAAATCCATTGTACATGCGTTTGGAGCCAGTAGGTTCAGCATCATCAATCGTTTACCGTGCCTTTAAAGAAAACGGAGTAATACCTCCAAAAGAAGTAGCTGGACTTCTCCTATCAGGTTTGATTTCAGATACCCTCTTGCTTAAATCGCCAACTACTCATGTAACAGATCCACAGGTAGCAGCTGAATTGGCTGAAATTGCTGGTGTCAACTTAGAAGAATACGGTTTGGCACTCTTGAAAGCTGGTACCAACCTTGCCAGCAAGTCAGCAGAAGAATTGATTGACATCGATGCCAAAACATTTGGCTTGAATGGCAATGACGTGCGTGTAGCCCAAGTTAACACAGTGGACATTGCGGAAGTCTTGGAACGCCAAGCAGAAATCGAAGCAGCTATGACAGCAGCATCAGTAGCAAATGGCTACTCTGACTTTGTTTTGATGATTACAGACATCGTTAACTCAAACTCAGAAATCCTTGCGCTCGGTAGCAACATGGACAAGGTAGAAGCAGCCTTCAACTTCAAGTTGGAAAACAACCACGCCTTCCTTGCAGGTGCCGTTTCACGTAAGAAACAAGTGGTGCCACAGTTGACTGACGCTTTCAACGCCTAA